The Vitis vinifera cultivar Pinot Noir 40024 chromosome 7, ASM3070453v1 genomic interval ataaaataggaaagtaAACATGGTGACACATTTTCATAGAAAGGGTCTAATTAGAGAAAAATGtgatttgattcactaatattaaaatatatggaaaaaaaaaccttaaaatttttaaaatagtattattttcatctatttaaaaataatttgaaatacattcACTTTTAACTAATCatccaattatttaaaaaatatcattttacttGTCATATCATTTAAATCAATTGACAACTACACTTTTTTACATcgatgtttttctttcttttaaatatattattattattattttatttgagattcttttttaaaaaaacattataaagtaagaatttgaaaaaaagaaaaagaaaaagaaaaagaaaaagagtttattctagtattaataaattaaaaataaattcatattcttgataataaataaatcaataataaatttgattttattatataaaattaataattgtttgatATAATAGAGAATAAAACTTGTTATAAGAGTTTTttagatataaatattttacaatataaTTGTATTTTGATAtatggtataaaaataaataaataaataaatattttatattaaataaattaatcataattaaaataattatgtattattaaatttattatttaatatttaataaataatcttattgctttttgaattggtaattatgattgaataagatttgtttgataatatttagtaaaatgatatttttgaaaataattggaTGATTcaatgtatttcaaattatttttaaatagataaagataatattaatttaaaaaaattgatgttatttttttcatatattttcatattaggaATCAAATCCACTTTTCCCTGTTTAATTAATCATCTAGAAAGAACAAAAAGAGGAAGAATAGGGGGAAGAATATAAAGTACAACTGAAACTGAAACCAGCGTCAAGTTTACAGATATGATATCCATCCATTTATTGAATAAAGTACAACTGAAATCCCCAGAGAAGCAACTCCACATTCCTTTCATTCCTCTCAGCAGCTGCACATGAAGTAACTCTCTTCAAGCCGGTTTTGAAGTAAAAGGGACTTGATCACTTATTTCCAGGAACTATGACTACGAGAACAGAGAGCATAAAGGGAGCTAATAAGAGCCAGAAATCAATCTACAAGAAAATCGTGGTTGGATCCAATTCATTTCCTGATGAAGGAGATCCCCTTCTGGATGCTTGACGCCAACTCTTTCTTTGCCTTCTCCAAGCCGGCCCTATAAAAAATTGTAGTgtaacataaaatttgaatattcatctcatatttttcataagtgAGCACAGGAATTAATAACCAGGAAAATTCTACGCAGTGGCTATCACGGACCTCTCATACTCATTCAGGGGGCCAAGTGGGTAGATCTCCTCAGCACCTGTACGGCCTAGCCTGACCTTGGACGCAAAGAAAGGAAGTTCAGTGACCTGTAAATGCAACACATTAGTTCTTTACAAACACCATCTGGAATTGTGAATTTATTAGTTCCAAGAAGGAGGTAGATAGACGCCCTCGATAACAAACCTGAGAAAACACATAAGCACATTGGATAACCCCAGCATCTCCTCTCAAGCCCCGCAGGCATGTATCTGCAAATTTAACAGCAGCATATGcctgtattttttttatttacatttgtattaattttttattcgaGTTCAACCTGTAATCTATGTGATTCATGtgcaaataaaagaaataaaataaaagattaggAGCAAGAAATAATGGTCAACCATTGATAGTGTTGCAGAACCAGCCCCAGCTTTTGCCTGCAAAGGATAAGTAACAATTCCAAGTCAAACATAGTTCAAACAAGTAACTATAATAATGGAAACAGATATAGCCATATTGAATGGTGAAAAGTTAGTAGAAAGAGCTTTATGAAgattcataaatgaaaatccaaTAAGGATAATAAGCTCAAGGATATCACTCTCTCAATAATGCAAAGATCAGGACTTCTATTCCATGCAAACAACataatgatatgaaccaaaaatgTCTTGACCATTTCCTAGACAAACTCATCAGTTTTGTTGAATAGAGCATATCTTGCTTGTCTGCAATATGATATGTTACAGTTCTACATTAAGCTAGCCCAAATCAATCAGAGAATATTAAGCACATCAATGAAGGAACTTATAATGCCACTCAACATGCTGGTTTAATGTGCTTCTCAGTGCAAGAATGCAGTTTActttaataatcaaaatgacAGCCCATAATAATCTCAGCTCACCCTGGGATGATAATtgttattacattttaaatccATCCAAATATGATAGTCAAGCATGATTTCAATTAGGTTCGGCATATGACACATAGAATTTGGGGCTGTCTGAATTGGCCTTTAAGTTAACAAAcgttcaaaaaaaataaatggtttTACCTCAACAACTTCAGTACCACCATTCTGAATCCGAGCAGTTAAGTAGTCAATTTCTTCCGGGGTGAAAGAGCATGGAGGTTTGACCTGTATAAAGGAGAGCAATTGGTTTATAAAACTAATGTATTACATAGTAGAACAAAATATTCAGAAGGTATTTAGAGACAAATctcataaaaaattgaaaactggGATATAAGTGctcttgaacctgagataaaagAGGTAAAATTGTAACCCCTGCATGACCACCTACAACAGGAACATCAACTTCTCTGGGATCGAGTCCCAAAACTTCTGCCTGTGTAGAAAGCAaaagtaaaagggaaaaaacaaaaatagaaatcaatgACAGAACTGGAAATAGAAAACAGTGAAGCATATCACGTAAGCAGGCCCAATTCTATGATCTATCATTGTAACACTGTATCCAGCAATCCATGGTGCCCAGCACTGTGCAATCAAAATGGTGCACCCTTTAATAGCTAACATCACACTGTGGTTCCCATGAGATCCATTACAGATTCAGATTGCTTGACTCTATACTTAACAGAACTCCTTAATGTCTTCCTTTGGCTTATGATTCCACATGTTCATTTTGCCAAGATGGAGCACCTTTTAATAAGGATATAACATAACAAAAAGCTTCAGAAGATTTGAAACTGTACGGCTCATCTTTTTTAACAAGATAGATGAAAGTGGACAAATCACTTCCACCCTTTCATCTATATTAACAAAGAACAGGtcataattttagaaattttttctcAAGACATGTTATTTTTGTCATAAAGTGACTAATCATCTACATGGTTAAAGATGTAAAAGAAATGACAACAAATAAAAGGAGAATCAAGAAACCATATTTTCTGGTAGTTGGGTAATATCACAACAAACCAGCAAAGCCAACCAAATTAACACCAAgaatgaagataaaaataaactatttcccATTCCAAATAGAAAGACCACAAATAAGCAGCAAGGTAGACGTGCATACCACAAAAGTGTTGGCTCTGACAACATCAAGCATTGTGACCCCCAAAAGTCGCTTTGGGTCAAAGGTGCCGGCTTTTTTGAAAACCTCCGCTGCAATTGGAACTGTAGAATTTACAGGATTACTGATCAAGTTGACAATAGCGTTTGGGCAGCACTTGGCAATTCCTTCACAAAGGGTCTTAACTATTCCAGCATTGATGTTAAACAGATCATCCCTTGTCATTCCTGGTTTCCTTGGAACTCCTGCAGGAATAATTACAAGGTCCATGCCTGTAAGGGCATCCTCCAGTTGTTGTTGCCCTAGAAAACCACGCACCTAGAAAGCCAAAGATATTACTCAGTGTAAGAGGTAAAACTGGAGAACAACCCAACCAAGTTAGGACCTCTAAATAAGCATTTAGGTCAAAATAACTATTGTTGCTAATAAGCATTTAGGATGACATAACTATTGTTGTTATACATGCCTTTTATCCAATCCATTACTGCTCAAAAGAGATGTCATGTACATATTCTGGAGCATCAATTGGGCTTCCGTAATTGACATATTGGGTTTTGGGTAATGTAAATTCTCAGAGAGCGTGGATTGTTAGTCCTCTCCTTCATGGACATAGAAAGTTTAGTGGTTTGATCCATGTGGTTTGGTTTCTCAGACATCATTTAACTGCATCATGCTTCCTAATTCCTGAATCCAAACTCTGGAACCTACAATTATAACCTGATTGGCTGGCCTCTTGCCCAAATGACAAAAGATTATCAATCTAAGCTAACCCCATTACAAGAAGTAATATTATGTCTAAAATTCTAACTTTAAGTATCCCAAAATCAACAACAGAGTCAAATTACTCTTAGAACCAGCAAGTTGAAATCTTCAAATGAAAGAAGAGTAAGAATAAATTTACCACAGCACCCGTATCCATATGACTGATATCTGAAGTGACACCTGGTGTATTGACAACATCATATAGATGAAGCACTGAAACCAGTGGGTTCATCTTCATCAACATGGCCAAAGGCTGTCCTATGCCTCCTGCAGCACCCAATATAGCAACTTTGAATCCAGGGGCTCCACCTTTTGCCCTGCAATTCTCCCTGCTCAAGCCAGAACTCTCCCCCATCTTTTTGAGTCCATAATTTACAAACAATTTCAATAACAGAAAGCCAAACACTTGTCAGTTGGGGCCTAGATTGATTAAACTCACAAAAATACCATCAAATATCAGATACAATTGGGAGTTGGATTTCATGCAACCTGAAATTCAAATTGCATgaaggggggaaaaaaaaaaagaaactatcAGGTTTTGTTTAATTGTATGGAATTTAGGCTTTGGATGCTTTGAAAAGCAATGAATTtggaattgaattaaaattgaCATACTCCAACTCCACAGAAATAACTTTGTAGTGGAAGCCAGATAATCGAATTCCAAATCAAAACCCAACTGTTAGCAACCAAAAGCAGCTTTCCAAAACCTCAAATGGAATAATTTTGCACTGAGAagttaaaagagagagagagagagagagagcggaGTTTTACATTTGGTCCTCTTTTTTAGTTCCTAAGAACATGAAAAGCTCCAGATAACTCAGCCAAGGAATTGCAGAACTCATGAACAGAGGTCATTATTTTCAAGTAGAAACAAGGTCAAAATCttaagatttcaattttcattttctttttcttttccttttccttttcgtCAGGTTTCTCAGCAATACAGAGGAAACAGATACCGTCCATCAACTACAAGTGAAAAATATTACGCAAAAAACAGAAGCAATTGCCCAAAGAAATGAAAGCAGAAACCTGGAAATTGGAAGGTTGAAGATGAGCTGAGATCCTAGCAATGCGTTGATTGGCATCAGAAGTCGGGTGCATCGTTTCTTCTCCTGGTCGACGAGGCAGGCGATCAGTGTTCAACAACTGCCAAGAATGGGCCGTGGGAAGAAATAAATAGATACAAAGGACATAAGAACTGGTGAGCGATGACGTCAATCCGCTGCTCTTACCAAGAATTGTTGGGAAGCGTGGAACCTGATCTTTGGGGCCCAACTCAAAGAGCCCAATCCTAAAGCCCAAATCCCCATCCACTTCTCTCTCCCCAATCTCCATCCAATACAAAAAATCCAAGCCCACTACAAAGGAGACTCATTGGGCCGAGCGGAAAAGAACAGGACAAGGGCCCAGTCGCAAATGGCAAAAAAAGGGAGGTTCTAGAAAAGGGGAAGTCGCTTTTGGTCTGATATGAAGGAGGGGATGGGGGGCTTTGATGGGATGTTGAAAATGTTAGGGAGTCATTGACGTTTAAGGCACAACACCATTGCCTTTATTGTCAAAGAAGGTGGCTgtctcattttattattatttgggttTGCCTCTACAAATCCCTTTCCCATAACATGTGCTCATATAAATGATGATCTCACACTTTAATCAACTCTCTCATCATTACccacttatattttatatattatgtattaTCAAtgatatttttccaattttcctATTACCTTTCCCGAGCCGACACTTTTCTTAAGTTAGGGACGGAGCAGAATAtgatgggggggggggggtggatGCACCTGCGGGTGAGGATAGTGGGATAGTTGAACGGGACCTACAGAGGGTTTCTGTCTTACCAGAAGACAGACCAAAGGGAAAGTCGAAAGGTACCTTTCACCGGCCACCCTAATCGAATGTTGCTCTTACTCTCTCCTCCTATTTTCACATTTACGCCCTTGGCTCATTGCTGCCGGGGCTTCTTGGTAATTCTTCAAACCTAAAACGACTCCTAGTCGACACGTTTCTCTCCCAGACAGCGAGTGTTTTGGTTTTACGTACGTCAGCGCGTGCACAAGCAGAATACCGCCAACTAAAAGCCAAAGCACAAAACAAGCCGCATGTAGAAAATGCTTATGGGCCAGCCCTTTAAAAACCCCTCAAGCTCTATATCCTCTCTCATATCCCTCTTTCACTAACAGAGGAGAGCAGAATAAAGGAGAGAGACAGCGAGCTTCAATCTTCTTCCTCAGTGGGTGGAGAGGAGGATGGAGGAGTGGTGGTGGGGTTGGGCCCAATGGGCCTGAGCAAGTTTCTGAAATGGCTCAAGAAGACAAAACCACTAGAAAAGCACAGTGGTTTTGTCCATCCCAACCATTCAATTCATTCATTCTCACCGAGTTCCCTGCAATGACCAAACTGGCCTTTGTTGAGAAAGAGAAACGTACCCTCAAGACATTCCCTCTGTAAAACAGAGGTGTTAGTTGTGCATTTTTAAGGCGAAGAGTGCAATGTAGCTCTCTCTGTACAGCACAATCCCCTGTTCTTCATACATAGTAACAAGGCAGACAGAATGGAGCCAGGCAATAGTTGTAGTGTTTTACTTTtagattttccatttttcatataccccttttctttcctttaattgTCATATTATATTcaagaagaagacgaagaagaaggGAGAGCATAAGGAGATTGTCATCACTGATCATCGGAACCTCACTGTGTATGGAAATGGGTTTCTGAATCTTATTGTTGTTGCCGTGATGGTGGTGATGATGCTTGTGCTTCTTCCCGCTTTTCTATGGAATCATTGCTTTTATCTATATACATGGAAGATACTTATAGTTCCTTTTATATCTGATTTTGCCCATTTTGTTGAGTCTCTCTGTTTCTACTCACtctattttttacttgttttgttGCTTTAATTAAGAGTATGTGTGTTCAGAAGGTCAGAAGATGGCCACCGCAAACAAGAGAATTGGAAAGGCAGAAGTTTTGTTATAACTTTTTCTTATTGAACTTTTTTGTTTCATCTCTTGAAACAAACATGTCTGAATTTGGAATCAGCAAACATGTTGTGGTGCTGATGCTGTTCATTTATATCGCCTGTTGCATGAATATACTCGATGAGGCCAGTGGTTTTCTGGTGTTGCTCGGTTTGTATGTATGATTTAATTTGGTTTTTACATCTTAAGTTTATGTGTTTGAACATTTCCTCCCTCTCTTTCCACACGACAAAAGCCGTCCTAAACCATAAAGCACAACCTCCATGAACTACCTACTCTTGATTTCATTCTCATGGAAAACCTCTTATCTTCCCACCCCCCAACGACTGCACATGAGGCATGCATTTCATATCCCAACCCAAACAAACTTCCTTCATCAAACAATACCCAATTTTTGCTTCCATTGAATAGCAAAAATCTGATTATGTCAACTGTTCTCAAGCGAGTTTTCTCTTTCTGTCCATCAACTGATATCCCAACCAGTAAGCAGTTCACACATGTGGGTATGAATGATAATGTTATATGTAATTTCATCCAATGAAATTTGCCTGGTATGATGCTTGCTTTCCGGGCATAAATTCAAGCCGCTAAAATTTTTCTGAAGAAGTTAGGAAGCTTATGGGATGTGACCCATCATGGAAGAAACTGTAGGATGGTCCTACAATTGATGGAGACGAGATGCGTTTAATTAGGTTCAGGTATCGGAGACATGACATGTAATTTTGCTGCAAACTTCTCTGCCATACCAAATTCTTGAAAGCCATTGGTGTCTATCTTTGTTTGGTTTGCAGAGATGACAATCTCTATCTCCTCCGAGTTTGACAATGTTGTTTGGTTTGTGCGCTAGAGGCCGGGATGTCAAGTGGAGTTTCAGAATGAGtataattttatcttttcctTCTTCATTTGTCTGCAAAGTTTGAGTACTATGCAGAGCAATTATGAACCATTCAACAAGAATATACCAAATGAAGTAGATGACATTTGAATTTCATAGTCATTTGATTACAATTTGACGGTCCATTGAAGCCCCCCAAATTTTTCTACAACTTGAGGAAGGTCCAGTTAGGCCATTATTGCCAAGCAGTGAATGATGATGTTGTGGGCATTTGGAAAAATCAGACATTGAaaactttcaattattttctcaGAGCATTTGACAACGGACctcctttgttttctttatcTGTTGAAATGGCCCCATTAATCTTTAATGTTACACTTATGACTCATTatgtttaaatgtttttattatctGTACAAAGACTTTGTTGACTAGGTTTCTTCTTCTGCTTATCTCTTCGTACGACTGCAATGATTGTCATTGCATTTTGCTAATTGCTATAAGGCCTAATCCTAAATGCTTTTACTTGGGACCTTTTACATCTTCTTAATTTGTACTTATTGTAAGACCAAGTTAAGAAGTGTTAAAATGAGCTGGACTGAAAATTAAACATTCCACTAACCAGAGAGTTAGGCGTAACATGCGGCTGCATTAACCAcatgataaaacaaaaaatgatatatatatatatatatattttttttaaaaaaaaaaaaaacataaatggaGTGCCCAAAGGATAATAACGGGACAATTCGTGTTGATGGGTCATATTCATGTCAAAACCCAAGTATTTTACTATATAGCCCAACTTATACCCAACATGAATAATGATCATATCAAAAACATAAACTCAGATATTGTATATTTATTAAGCATGTACATATTGtgtaacccatttaataattaagtttttctatttaataatcaCGTTAAGTTAGGTTTCATATATGTCTATGTAATTAATAATTCAACTAAATATGTTTATGATTTAAtaaacctatttatttaaaaataaatttaaaatgagttaaatattagataaattaattcaaattaaatttagggataattgtgttttggatcTAGCTGgactcaaaaattaaaatttgacccATAAAAGTTACATAAATGATgagaatgatataaaatgtaaaaagaccaatataccattcaaaactattttgagtattttctattacaatgtttgacaaatttttttatcttaatttttttttaaaataattattctgaaaatttattattttttagaaaactaattttttttttaaaatatattataaaatatatcatttaaaaaaataattttgacatatttttagttattttttatatacacaattttaaatatatatattttccaagatgtttgatttttaaataataataataataataataataatttattttttatttttttggaaaatggtgtattttttttctaaatcactaaatcaaattaaattttattgaggtttacaaaagaaataaactttaaattaatgtttttctactctctttttttatttcatagtTAATaaaggttatttaaaaaaaattatatttttcttctcaattttcatacttcttCTAAGTTTTGAGCTTAAATGAtgaacttatatggaccaaaacTTAACTTTTAGGCCTAACTAGGTCCAAAACATAATTGTCCCTTAAATTTATGTAatgtaaattaatttgaaaattatctatttattaaaggGATTATGTAGGTGGATATAAGTTtgattcaaatttatttatatttaattcaaatccATGAAGAACATGTAGGTGTTGTATTGGAATTGTATCAAACTTTGACGGTCTATCCTACAATAGTGATTTCAAGAGGAATTAGAATTGTAAACGGGACTTATTTTGACTGGATCCTTCACCAGGCCCAGTCCAATGCCCACTTAGCTGTTTTGCTAAGTGGTAAGTGGTAACTCATCAGCCAATAAGTGGGAGTGAAGCAGAGTTGTGTTGACAGGCTGGAGCCAGAAGTGGGCATTTCGAAAAAGCGACGGGGGAAGTAGGCATGTCTCCCCAAAGCTGATTGTGcagagaagaagagagaaaagcattagtggaaaatgtgaaaaaagaaaaagtataaaaaaattaaattatataaattatttttattcaatattttaaatttatttaatatttttataaagttaaataatttaaaaataggtaaaaaaatttattaattttaattatatttgagttttttacttttttatttgttttttttttatgatgagaaAAATTAGTTCACTcaattttttatggttttgaTATTTGCTTTCATACTGAAGTGATTCAAATGGAGATTATAGCAACTGAAATGGCCcctaaaaaaggaagaagaaaaaggagaagGTTCTCATTTTCCATTCTCCATTCTCCATTGATTGATGCTTCTGTTCAACGCTTCTGCGCCCTCATCATGCATCGAGAAGAGTTCTTCCACGTGTGTATCACATAAGTACAGTAAATCGATAACGGCTTTTGCTTCGAAAATGTTGGTTGTGTTCATTTCCATGAGATTTCGGCGCTTAGCGGCTGAGTATATTACAGCCATCATCTAGAAGGAGGAGCAGAGCAGCTCAGCAGATAATGATTTCCTTATTCCTTAAGTTGTTTTCATTGCAACTTGGAATTGTTCGTAGTGTTTGGACCAGGAAAGAAGATTAGGCGCATTTAGCCAGCCCTTTTTTTCCTGGGGAACAACTTCCCTCACaagaaagaaggaaaggaaGTCATTTTCCTCTCAACGATGTGGAATTTATGCTCTACAGAAAGTTGCCAGCGGCTTCTAAAACAATTCCTGGAATCCAACTTTCCATAACAGACTTCCTAAATGCACCTTTGGGCCCTTTATTTGTTCTGTCCTTTGAATTCCATTCCCATGGTTGGTCAGAAAAAACGAGATGAAAACCAACAGAGGGTGGTGTTAAAAGGAAGGGAGGCTACTACCATGGCAAAGGTAGAGACGTGCTCTTTATCCATTTTGGTCCTAATGTGCTACTGTGGCTGTAAAACACGGCTGCAAGGTTAAGAAGAGCCCATTGCAAATACATCGTCATGaccattttttctcttctcctaCGTGAGAGATTGCACCTTTCCTTCTGTTATTCTTCGATCCATTTTCAAGCCCTCTGCCATGCAAATTGATACCACTTCGACAATAGTTCCAAATCAATATTGACTAAATGAAAGGCAACATGGCAAACCAATAATGAGCTTAAGATCAAAATAAAGGGATAATTATGTTTTGGATTTAATTGGGCCCAAAATTAAAGTTTTGGTCCATATATGTTCACCATTTAAGTCCAAGACTTAGAGAAAGTGtgaaaatcaagaagaaggatatgaatttgttatttttctagAAATGACATttgctcaaaaaaaaaaaattttaattttattcattttgtaaaccttaataaaatttaatataatttagtgatttggaaaaaaatactcttttccaaaaaaataaaaataaattattattattattattattattttttaaaaatcaaacatattgaaaaatatattttttaaaaattgtatatataaaaaataactaaaaatatgtcaattttatttaaatgatatatttttagaatatattttttataaaattagttttctaaaaataataaattttcagaataattattttaaaaaattaagataaaaaaatttgtcaaatattaTGGTGGAATATAGTTTTGAATGGTATATTGGTTTCTTCATATTTCATATCCTCCTCGTCAATTATATAACTTATACggatcaaaacttaatttttaggtCCAATTGAGTGCAAAGCAtaattatccaaaataatattaattcaaagagaAAACAATAGTAGTGTTGTCAATTTGGTACTAGAACCGAAAAGCATAGATGTATTAATCAAACATCACGATTTCTCTTACTTTGGACCATTCTTCTTCTACAAATCTTCACACACTTCAAAATCAAGTATACGCATATTATGCTATAAAGGGACAACATTTGGATCTACGCGtttcttctttatatttttatatcaaatattggatttaatgattaaaacttTGAATGTGTAATTGAAGCATTTGAAAAAAATCTATTATATCtccacttttaaaaaaaaactttcaattactaatttatgtaattaatttttataggaTTGTTAAGACAACTAATGAGGCCATAGTTTTCATTTgttctacttttaaaaaataattatacaaatataaacaataattaaaaataaaataacacatataaaagttattttaaaaacatattttaaaatataaaaaatatattaaaaatactttaagttTTCAAACTGACTtctgttttataaaataatttagagtaattttttcaaaatagttttaaaaaatagtaatataatttgatatatttaaagAATATTAATTACATATTCTCGCTAATTGCGCTTCATTGTTGTCTTATCATATGCTATTCAATTTGTAATCTTATGTAAACCCAAAAAAATGGGTGTATTAACATACATAGCAACCAAACattgagttttgggtcaaaatgatctatttatacaaaaaaaaatatcagatCTAACCATTTCATgaaatttatattcaaattgtCCTCTTTAGTGCTACGTAGAAGCCATGtcatagaaatatatatataattttagttaaaacCTAAATtgataacttcattttttaattgaagcTAAAGTTATCaattgagacttcattttttaattgaaacctCAATTGACAACTGaagcttcatttttgaactaaaccCTCAACTGCCAACTGAGGCttcagttaatttttttttaatttaaaattttaattaaaaactattaaattacaatttattatttaaattaaaaatatatactttaataataaattatatatatttaaacttaagaatttagtattacttcaacaaacataaattgataaatagaagatattataaatgaatattttatttattaataaattaataatcttaaaataataaatttatataacatataaataagatataaataagatataaattgtataatttatgaatttaagatatttaatttgttgttttttgagatattaatttatttgtattatgacaaatttatttttattgaaataatagtatactcttaagttgccatatatagattttttgacaaaattagttgatgaaattaattagaaaatgtctactacaaaatgtaatttttaatagtttcattaaagtcacaaaaaatactcactaaacatttatatagtgaaaaaaaacatatataatctcacATGCCTCCATAAGAAGAGAATCTATGTGTAGCTTgtactctcttcctttttggtCGCTCTTCTCTAACTATAACAGATACTACATGTGATACATGAAGAACATGTTTGTGATAGAGTTGGAGTTGGAAATAGAAGTGGTGATAAAGGTAGCAATCTGGGTTGATATAGGTCACGCCTACCCTTCGGAATGGTTGGGAGTAAATCTAGCTAAGTAGATGTGTCAGTCTACATAGGTATATGGACAAATATAAATGGCTTTGGTGATGGTAGAATTAATGTCCTAAACTCAGGTCCTAGTGGAGTAGCTAAGGAAACATCTAGGTGCAATGAAAGGGAATCAACATATAGAGTAACAAACACTGAAAGTGGGTCTGAATAGGTAGTGGATTGCACTGATGATGGGTCTGAAAAGGTAAGGGGTTGTAAT includes:
- the LOC100260994 gene encoding malate dehydrogenase, glyoxysomal translates to MEIGEREVDGDLGFRIGLFELGPKDQVPRFPTILGKSSGLTSSLTSSYVLCIYLFLPTAHSWQLLNTDRLPRRPGEETMHPTSDANQRIARISAHLQPSNFQMGESSGLSRENCRAKGGAPGFKVAILGAAGGIGQPLAMLMKMNPLVSVLHLYDVVNTPGVTSDISHMDTGAVVRGFLGQQQLEDALTGMDLVIIPAGVPRKPGMTRDDLFNINAGIVKTLCEGIAKCCPNAIVNLISNPVNSTVPIAAEVFKKAGTFDPKRLLGVTMLDVVRANTFVAEVLGLDPREVDVPVVGGHAGVTILPLLSQVKPPCSFTPEEIDYLTARIQNGGTEVVEAKAGAGSATLSMAYAAVKFADTCLRGLRGDAGVIQCAYVFSQVTELPFFASKVRLGRTGAEEIYPLGPLNEYERAGLEKAKKELASSIQKGISFIRK